Genomic DNA from Shewanella woodyi ATCC 51908:
CTATATACCCAAACAACTTCAAGATGCAGGATTCAGCATGTCGAGAAGTGACAGAGTTCAAGGCATGAAATAGTAGGACTAGTTATTCTAATTCAATATTTCATAACACAGAAAAATGTTGCTTCTCGCCTTGCCCTTCGGGAGTTCCCGTAGAATCGCTGCACTGCGTTAGTGATATCGACAAGGGAATAACCATTATCCTCAATCACTGCCTTATTCAGCTATCCTACGGGGGCTCTGAAACGAGCATCTTGAGGTAGCTTGGGTATACTGTAAATGCTTGTGTATAGCGATGTTTCTATCGTATCAAGCCTATTTATTATCTTTTAACTGATGGTGTTCATACAGCTTGGCCTCTTTGATAAAGGCGTAATAGGCGTCCATAACGGCTAAGATAAAACCGCGTCTCCCAGAGAATATTTTTCGTTGAATAAAATACTCTTTGATAAAGATAAGCGGAAAAACCGTAATCAACTTCAAGTTGGAAAACTTCTTCCCTTTAGCAAACTTTTCATCGGCTTTTAAGCCTGAATAACTGTTGTTTTTGCTGGTGATAGCTTCAATTGAGCAGTAGCCAAAGTGATCAAAAGTCTCATTAATAAAGATCTCCTTGCCATCTACCGTTGCGCTTTCATGGGCTAAGCGTGAATCATCAAAGAAAGACTTTGAGCGCTTATAAAACCTATGGTTATTAGGTTTCTTACTCCAAGAAGATAGAGGTTTATCGATAAAGATATCGTTGCGCCAAAAGCGAACGCTGTCGGCTTTATCTTGTTCCATAATTGTCTTAAACGCTTCGATTAAACTGGTGTTTATCGCTTCATCGCCATCTAAGTTCAGTACCCACTCGTGTGAGCAGAGGGACATGGCGTACTGCTTCTGTTTGGCGTAACCCTGCCAAGGGTGGGAGTAGATTTTAGCACCATAACGCTCGGCTATCGCCAAAGTACCATCTGTACTTCCTGAGTCGACCAATATCACCTCATCTAAAAGAGCAACACTTTGTAGTGTTTTCTCAATATGCTTCTCTTCATTCTTGGTGATGATAAATACGCTAATAGGCAGTTTCATAATGGCTTCGTTAAGGCAAATTAATTGAACAGGATTCTAACATCAAATAGGGAAATTTTATGAAATAAAATAGCTGCATGTTATTATCCTCGCCAAATATGTTTCTACTCTTTCGATGGTCCAATGAAATTTAATGTAATGGTGATTAATCTCGATTCCAGCACTGACAGGTGGGAGTCTATGACTAAACAGTGTGAACCTTTAGGCATCACGCCTGAAAGGGTTTCTGCTGTGCGTGGCAGCCTGCTAAGTGAGAAAGAGAAGAGTGATGTTTACCAGCTTTCGGCCAACCTTTCTAAGTATGACAAGATACTCAACGATGGTGAAATTGGTTGTTACATGAGCCATATTCGCTGCTGGGAGCAGATAGTCGAGCAGGAGTTAGATTTTGCTTTGGTGTTAGAGGATGACGCCATATTAACCGATAACATTATTAAGTATGTCGAGAAGTTAGCGCCTAGCAGTGCTGATTGGGACTACATTAAACTGTCCCATGGCAGTAAGGTTAAGTCTGCCGTTGACTCCATGGATCTTGGTGACGGTTTAACGTTAAGAAAAGAGCTAAAACTGCCCTCAACTACCACTGGACAGCTGATCTCACTCTCTGGGGCGAAAAAGCTGTTAGCACACGCCTACCCAATCACTAGACCGATAGATATGGATATTCAGTATTGGTTTGAGAAATCACTTCGCTGCTTTGTGGTTGCGCCTTTTCCTATCTTAAACGGCGACTTTGGTAGTGAGATCAATAAAACCGACGATAGACGTTTTGTTAAGAAAAGACCGATTCGACGTGTACTGCAAAAGCTCCGCTATGAAATACTACTCTTGTGCAGCCGTCATAAGTTACCTGATTTCCCTAAGTTATAGGGTTAATCAACCCAGGGATAAAAATTTATCCCTCTATTAGTGTTGAGCCGTATGTGGACAATTCACATGCAAAAATAAACCAAGTAAGATGTGTGTCTGACTCATCTGTCGTTCCAATGGATGTTGGAATCATCACCGGATAGAAAATAGTGCATAAACGAGCAATATATCCAGGGACTTTTGATCCCGTAACTAACGGACACGCTGACCTTATTGAAAGGGCGGCTAAACTTTTCCAGCATGTGGTGATCGGCATTGCCGCCAATCCCTCTAAGCAACCAAGGTTTACTCTTGACGAGCGAGTTCAACTACTTAAGCTCGTGACCGCACATCTTGATAATGTTGAAGTGGTGGGATTTAGTGGTCTGTTAGTGGATTTTGCTAAAGATCAGCAAGCGAGTGTGCTTGTGCGAGGATTACGGGCTGTATCTGATTTTGAGTATGAATTTCAGCTGGCCAATATGAATCGTCGTTTAGATCCTGATCTCGAAAGCGTCTTTTTAACACCGTCGGAGGAGAACTCATTTATCTCATCAACGTTAGTGAAAGAGGTCGCGTTGCACGGTGGGGATGTCAGCCAATTTGTTCACCCGGAAGTGAGTAAAGCACTTCTTAGCAAAGGATAGCCGTTAATTATTATGTTGAAATCTTATAGCACAAAGCTTATTGCCGTTTTTCTGTTTTGTACTTCTTTGTTGTCAGCCTCGTTTGCAGCCCTATCGGCTCCCTGGGTCGATGTGTCTGATATCTACCTAAGGGCTGATATTCAGGCGTTGGCCGATGAAGGCGTGATCACTGTGCCTGTTAATACCTATCCACTGATGTGGTCTGGTATTGCGGTTGATCTCGATAAAGTTGAGCCATCAACTCTGACGCCTGCATTAGCAAAAGCGTTCGCTCGAGTGAATTTCTACTATCGTAATGCCGTAGGTAACAAAGGTAACACACGGATTAAGGCCGCTGCTGCAACGGATCCTGCTCGTTTCCAGCACTTTGGTTCAGATTATCGTGAAAAAGGGGAACTGCAGGTTTCCCATGAATACCTTGGTGAGCGTTTCGCTTATAAGATTGCCGCCTCTGCTAACTATGATGCGACAGATGATAAAGAGTTTCGCCTCGATGACTCTTATATAGCGATGGCGCTGGGTAACTGGATGTTTACCGCCGGTGCCATTGAGCAGTGGTGGGGGCCAGGTTTCGATTCCGCCATGCACAGATCAAACAATGCGCGTCCTTTGCCATCTGTGATGGTGACTCGCAATAATGCGGCAGCCTTTGAAACCCCTTGGCTCTCTTGGTTAGGCCCTTGGACGCTAACAGCAGGTGTGAGCCGTCTAGAGGAGGAGCGTGCTATTGCTAATCCTCTACTGTGGAACTTTCGCAGCTCACTACGCCCCTTTAGACAACTAGAGATAGGTTTCTCGTGGGCAACCCAGTTCTGTGGAGAGGGCGAGGAGTGTTCGTTTAAGAGCGCGCTGAAATCGATAACTGGTCAACGTGATTGTCGTGCTGAAAATGTCGGCGAAGTTGGCTGTAGTAGTTACGGTAATCAGATGGCCGGTTATGATGTTCGCTTTAGCGATACTTGGTTTAATGTGCCTTTTGGTATCTATTACGAGAAGACCTGTGAAGATGCTAACGGTTCAGCCCCTTGGGACATTGTCGATTGTGGTCACGCAGCGGGTCTAGATACACGTTTTAGCTCAGACAGCGCTCAGTACAGACTGTTTTTCGAATACACAGATACCATGGTCGCCTGTGGTGCCGATGATAATGTCTTTAACTGCATGTATGAGCATAGCGAGTACAAAAGTGGCTCACGTTACTACGGTAAAACCTATGGCAGCACCTATGAGAGCGATGCCATCGTTTATGCGCTGGGCTTAATCGGCCAGTTTGAAAATAGTAAAGGGCTCACCTCTATTGTGAGATATGCTCAGCTTAATAAAGATGGTTCAAGCCGGAACAATGGCTGGGCGCCACAGTCGCCTAAAGAAGATCTGTTAATGTTGGAGCTGAGCTACCGTATGCCTATTTGGCAGGGGATGATGAGTGTTGGTGGCACTGTGTCTCAATCTGAGTTTGAGGTTGAAGATAAAAAGACAGATGCGACACTATTTGGCACCTACGAGTATCGTTTTTAGAAGAAGGTTTGAGATTTTAGGATCTAGAAGCAGCTCGCTGCGTAACTCGCAGTGAGCTTGTGAACCTCCTAGATTTTTTCTTTATCTCGTTTGGCACAAGCCACAGAATACAGTGGCTCTCTGGCCTAACTTAATCTCACTGAGCAGGTTACCACACTGAGTACAGCTCTCTCCTCCGCGGCCATAAACGTGAAGCTTCTGGGCAAAGTAGCCAGGCTTGCCTTCGGCGTTGGTAAAGTCTTTTAGGGTGGTTCCCCCCTGTTTTATCGCATTGGCTAAGATCTGTTTCACCTCTGAAACTAAGATAATCAAGCGCTCTTGATCTACCTTACCCGCTTCCATTTGTGGATGTATTCCCGCTGCAAAGAGAGCCTCGTTAGCGTAGATATTGCCTACACCAACCACGATATGGTTATCCATCAGACAGAGCTTTATCGCTTTTTTCTTCCCTTTTAACGATTCAAACAGATAGCTTGGATTGAATGCATCAGTTAAAGGTTCGGGCCCAAGTTTAGACAGTAGGGGGTGTGCATCAATGGGCAGCTCATACCATAACCAAGCACCAAAGCGCCTCGGGTCGTTAAAGCGCAGTATCTTGCCACTGGCCAAGCTTAAATCGATATGGTCATGCTTCTCAACCGGAGTGAGCTCTGTCACCACCCTTAAGCTGCCAGACATACCTAGATGCACAATTGTCGTACCTGCATCGGTATCAATAAGCAGATATTTAGCGCGGCGATGCACACTACGTATGGTTTGACCGACAATCTGCTGCGCCAAATCAGGGACGGGCCAACGCAAGCTGGCGTTACGTACGGTAAGGCCTGTGACCTCTTGGTCAATCAGATAGGGTGAGACCCCTTGACGGGTGACCTCAACTTCCGGAAGTTCTGGCATATTAGCTCTCTGGTTTAGTTCTCTTATGTTTAGGTTTCTTGTTTAGTTTTTTATATTAGCTTTCTTGTTTAGTTGCTTGTTGTGTCATTCAGGGGAGCCGCCGATATCTTAGTGATAGGTGTTAAGGCTTCTCTTAAGCTAGGTGGGATCTGATACCAGTTCTTTGCTGGAGAGACAAGCAAACCATGGGCTGGATACCAGAGCCAAGCTTGCCCTTGGCTATTATTGGCAACCAGAATTGTCACATTGATGGGAGCATCAAGGCTCTCCTGTTCCATTAAGCCTTGCTGATCTGCCACAGGTGAGAGTTGTATCTCACTCCATGCCGTAGCCCAGGTTTTACAATTGAGCACATCTTCATGGCACTGCCACTGGCTTCCCTTGCTTAACCAAAGTTCATCGAGCTGCAACTGAGCTAATGGCGCTTTATCGTCAAACAGAGGCGCTGCATCCGATGGCAACTCGGCAGTGCGATCATCGAGCAGAGTGAGTATGGCGATCATCGATGCCGTAGCAAAGATAAGAATGTTATTCCATTTTTTACGTGAAAGAGCCATGGCGTGTTAATTCAGTTGCTTATCTAATATTGAGTGTTTAGTCAGTGTATCCACAAGTTAGGCTGTCTTCAAATGAAGACTTATTACATTTATTCTTTTTGGGTCTGGCCTATATTGGTATTTGCTTAAGTGTCTGAAGCTCATCGCTCCATTGCTTTTTAGCGCCTCCCAGCGGGGGATATGCAGATGCCTCTGCGAACCGCCGCGAGCACATCCTTGTGGGCTCTACCAAAACATCCATGTTTTGGAAGCTCGCAGTTGCATCTACACTGGGTGATTTACAAGAAGGTTTTTGTCGTTTCAATTTATGACTAATGTGTGCAGTTCCCTTAATCCTCTTCATCGTTTAGAAAGGGGCTTCGCCCTTCTAGGACGGCACTGCGTGCCTACGAGAGCGTTCGCAGGCTCACTGCTAGAACGTTGCGCTGCTAGTACAAAGAGTGTAGTTGAAAGCTACCGTACTCTTACCTGACTTATTACCAATAACCTCACTTATTACACAACCCATTTCAGTGTGCTTAATGAGGTTTAGAGCAGGTAAGGATAGTCATCCCTAAACTTTATCATTCCATCACTAAAATCACCATTTCTAACCTGATCGACGTCATAACCTATCTCGGCGTGCTCGATAAGAGCTAACAGCATTGATAATTAGCAGTCGAGTTGTTATGTAATTGATTAGTAGTATCTGACTTTATTATTGTATTCAATCTGTTTGAAAATGTTATCATTTTGCTTTGTCGTGGTTGCAATTCATCAATAGCTGCAGTAATGCTCATCGATTTAACTATATAAGGGATTTTATGCGGTATGAAGCAAGTGAGTTGGAGTTAGCTTTTGTTAGCTTAAATAAAAACGAAAGGCCACTTTGGGCATTGGCTGCGGTGTTTATTAGTTATGTCTGTATGCTATTTCTGATGTTTTTTGCAGAAAAATATGTAGGCGGTACAATTCTGCATTTTATTGTTCAGCCATTCGTTGTTGGGTTTTGTACGCGTTATGTTGGGCGATTGTACTCTATTAAAGCACGTGCTCCTTCTGTGATTTTGTTCGCATTTTTATACATCTGCATAGGGGTACTCGCCAGTCTGCAGGCCTTATATTTTATTGCCTTACCTATTCCTATGTTAATCGTTTTCTTCACAAGTAGAATAAAGCTTACAAGAGTTCAAGAGTTTGCTTTACTTGAGTATCAAACAACTTCATTAGATATAGATCTTCATCCAAGAAGTAGAAAAACCTTGTATGCATTTTTAGGAGTACTTTTTATTACTGCTTTAACCGTATATTGGTGGACAAGTAATGCAAATAGCTGCATGAATGCTCTTGAAGGTAGTAATAATTCTTTTGTGGTAGAAAGTTGCTCGTATAACCAATTCTCTTCATTGGAGGAGATGGCAACTATTGAGGATGAGCTATCCATTGACTTATTTGGTACATTTTCATTGCCTAGCCCTGAAGCATTATTGATAAAAGAAAAGGCTGAGTCTGGTGATGTATTTTATCAACGCTTCTATTTCGTAATCTTAGCTATCTTTTATCAGAAAAGTGTTTTGTGGGAGGGGAATTTTATTGTCGAGCGACACCGTGAAGAGGTGGCTTATTGGTCAGCGATTACGGCAGCTGATGGCTTCACTCCTGCAATGATAAAAATACTCAATGGCTTACTTGACTTACCTTTAGTCTCTGAGGAGCAGAAACTTGAAGCAATGGATTTGGCTGAGGAGCTAGTTATTAATGGTTCTGAAGAAGCATATTTATTAACTCTGGTTGGTAAATTGGTAACGATTGAGGATGTAAGGCAATTGTTTCATCAGCAATCTAACACGCTTGACTTGCTAACAGAGGAGCAGTTGGAAAATTTGATGTATGCATATAAACAAGGTGATTATTTTTACAATTTGTCAGATTTTGATCCATCTATAGAAGTTGAGGAGCCTTATACTAAAAGTATAAGAGTTCCTCGGCAAAAGGATAAAGTTATAGACGTGTTGAAAGTGATGTCTAAAAAGTTTAATGACACAGATGCCTCATACCAAGTTGCTCAAATGTTGTTAAGAGAAAGTAGCCTCGAGTCGATAGATTTTTTTACCTTAGCTGCTGAACAAGGTCATGCTTACGCAGCAACAAAGTTAGGTTCTTTATATTTTTGTTCTGGCAGAAAAGTTGAGAGTTTGTCTTGGTTGAAGAGGGCTATTAAGCTGGGGAGCAAGGAGGCTGTTGCAATTCAGAGGAAGATTATAAAAGGCGAGTCTTTATCTGTTTGTCAGAGGGGGGATCGGAAGCTGTAACACCTTTAGGGTAGAGTGGATTCGCCCTGCTAGGACGGCACTGCGTGCTTACGAGAGCGTTCGCAAGCTCACTGCTAGGACTCTGCGCTGCTAGTTAAAAGCAAAAGATGTCTCTTTTTTGCTCCTCTCCGTGGTCTTCGTGTTCTCCGTGGTAAATTGCTTTTTTGGGTGTTGAGATTAGAGGGCGGGCTTCGCCCTGCTAGGATGGCACTGCGTACCTGCGAGAGCGTTCGCAGGCTCACAGCTAGGACTCTGCGCTGCTAGTTAAAAGCAAAAGATGTCTCTTTTTTGCTCCTCTCCGTGGTCTTCGTGTTCTCCGTGGTAAATTGCTTTTTTGGGTGTTGAGATTAGAGGGCGGGCTTCGCCCTGCTAGGATGGCACTGTGTACCTGCGAGAGTGTTCGCAGGCTCACTGCTAGAACGCTGCGCTGCGAGTTAAGATCAAGAGATATTCTCACCACAGAGCGCTTCGCTCCACGGAGATCGCGGAGAAAAGCTGGAGGAAGAAATGTTGGTTTTTGGCTCTCCGTGGTCTTCGCCCTGCGAGGACGACACTGGGGGCCTGCGAGCGCGGCGCTGCTAGTTAAAAGCCTTAAGGGAGGAGAAGCGTCTACAGAACGCGTTGCTCACGGAATAGCCTGTGGCTACGGGTAAAAAAACTGAAGTAGTGAGTTATGTTAGTGGTTGCTTAACTATCTGTAATATAATGAGTAAATTGAGTAATGCTACAAACCTAATCAGTGAAATTACTGATAGACATACAGTATACATATCGCTATATTCTCATCCAACAGGATAACCCTAATGTCACCAGTGGCTTTGTACCACTAACCAGTACAACATTAGCGGACACTTGCATTAGGGACGATGTACCAGTTTACATATCAGCTTATGTTTTCAGTTTATGAATTAGATAACAACCTGATATCCATCACGAATCCATCCCCCCCCACACAAGCGTATATTCCCTTTAAAGTCTCTCAAGACAAACACAGTGTTAAAGGTGAGTGCTGTGCTGACCACAGAGCGCTTCGCTACACAGAGTTCACGGAGAAAAGAGAGAGGCTTAAGCTGAGAAATATGGGCTTTGAACTGCGAAGGTAAACATTCTTAGTAAGTACTTTGTAAACCTCGACAAGTTTTTGATCAAATAGCTATTCAGGGCACCTTACAGAAAAATATTACTTAATTTTCAATGGCTAATAATATGCTCTTTAAGTTGCTAGAGAGTTATCGTGTTGATACGTAATAAAAAGTAGAGTTAAGTTATGAATCATAGAAAAAGGAATGAAAGTTATGGTAGCAATTGATATGAATATATTAATAGCTGGAGTTGTACTTTGCTTTATTGGTATCTCGGCATTATTTTTTACTCTAAAGAAGCGTAAATCAATTCTCCTTACAGCAACTAAAGAAGCTGAAACACTTCTTTCCCAAAGCCAAGCTAAAGCAAGTAATATCGTTAATTCTGCTGAGAAAACGAAGAAAAACCTGTTAGATGAAGCTGAAAATAGAAAAAGATTCTTGTTAGAAGAAGCTGAGCAAGGAGTTATTCCTTTCCATGAAAGAGTTGAACGCTTAAAGCTTGCAGATAAAGAAATAACTTCTCGCCTTAAGCAATCAAGATCCATCATTGATGATATTACAGATAAAAGCTGTTCTCATGCCGCAGACATAGAATTATTAACAGAAGAAGATCTCCTTTCAAGTCAATCTTATCAAGATGATAGAAAAGATGTGAAGGCTAGATTAAAGAAATTAGCTGTGAATGCGATCGATGGTGTTAGAGGAAGCGGTTCAAATGTAAATATCGGGAAGTTTGTTTCTATTTCTGCTAAAGCAGACATGGCTGGAGCATTGCTATTAACTACAGTAGAGATGCTTTGCACTAAGACTAATGCAAACAATGGACACCAAGCCTTAGAAAAGTTATCGGAGTCTATTATTGCAACAGAAGCTTTGATTAAATGTATTGATAGCAGAGCTACAATCAATCAAGAATTTAAAGCTTTACTCATCAAAAGGCTAGAAATAGAGATTCATTTTAAAAAAGCAAAACAGCTGGCCAAGGAAGAGCAGAGAGAATTAAGGGAGCAAGAGAAAGAAGAGAGAAATGCAAGGCAAGAAGCAGAGCGAATTCAGAAAGAAGCAGAAAAAGAAGAGAGAATAAAAAGCGATGCAATTGCAGAACTTGAAAAGAAAATGGCTGAAAAATCTGATGCAGAAAAAGCAATTTATCAAGAAGAGTTAAATCGATTAAAACTAGAGCTTGAAGAAGCCCATCAAAAATTTGAAAGGGCTAAAAGTCGCGCGCAAGAAACTAAACAGGGTCACGTATACGTTATATCAAATATTGGCAGTTTTGGAGAAGATATACTTAAAATTGGTATGACTAGAAGAATGGACCCTATGGACAGAGTTAAAGAGCTTAGTGATGCAAGTGTTCCTTTTACATTCGATGTTCATGCTTTAATTGAGTCTGATGACGCACCTAATTTAGAATCTACTTTGCACAAGGTTTTCGATGATAAACGTGTGAATAAGGTCAATCGCAGAAAAGAATACTTCAATGTGAACCTTAGTGAAATTGAGCAAGAGCTCCAAAGGTTAGATATTAATGCGCTAATAAATAAAGTAGCTAGTGCTGATGAATATTACCAGTCTATAAGACTTGAAAAGTGCTTGTAATAAAGAGATAAACACTCAGGTGTAGATGCGGCAGTGAGCTTTGATGACAAGGCCGATAATGTTCTCGATATTATTCGGCATTTCCTACTATCCGTGTGGGTTAGATGTCATCGTAGAGACTACAGGGATTGTACTTTACAACGATATCCCTATCTACAAACAAAGGGGTCGTAGCCAATTAGCCAAAATCGAAGAGATAAACACTCAGGTGTGAACGCGGCTGTGACCTTTGGTTTCATGGATGAAACCGTAGAGCGCCCATGGATGGGTTTACAGCGTGTCACAGAAGTGTTTGCACGTTGGCCTGCTGCAAGCAATAAGTAGCAATATAGTCATGGTGTTCGGATTATCGCCAAACACCAAACCTGCCCAATGAACCCCTACAAAAAGTTACTTGTAACTTGCTATCAGGCAAGTTCTCTAATGCCGTCTCACAGAAGTATCTGCACATAAGGTCGCTCCTTGGCATCCTTGCACGGCACCCACGGCAGGTGATAAACACCATTGAAGCTATGGTTACCAACAAACCATCAAAAATATAACCTGCCTAATGAACCCCAAAAAAGATACTTCACCACTTACTATCTGGTAAGTGACTAAAACTTGTTATCAGGCAAGTTAACCCCCAGTTGCATTCATAAACCGCAATATCTGCACATCGCCCTCATCCCCAAACACATGTTCTTTCGGTTTACGCTTAATCGCCTCTAAAATCGTGGTTTTTAACCGCTCAATATCGCCGGGGAACTCACGCACGATAGCTTTGAGATCCACCGAGTGTTCGTTGCCTAAACAGAGGAGTAGGCGACCTTCAACCGTAACGCGTACTCGATTGCACTCATGGCAGAAGTTATTGCTGTGGGGGGAGATAAAGCCCACATGGATTGAGCTGCCTGGCATAGTGTAATAGCGTGCGGGGCCGCCGGTGCGTTTGTCCGATACCGTGAGCGGGTAGCGCTGTGAGATGATAGCTTTAACCTCTTCACTGCTGCAGTGACGGCTTTTCTTGCGCTCATCAATTATGCCTAAGGGCATCTCTTCGATAAACGCGATATCTAGTTCTCGACCACGACAAAACTCGATAAGATCGAGTACTTCATCATCATTTTGTCCACGAAGGATCACCGCGTTGATCTTGATGCGTTTAAAGCCTGCGGCCTTGGCGGCGTCTATCCCTTGTATCACCCGCTCAAGTTTGCCATTGCGGGTCAGATCGGTAAAAAGCTCAGGTTTGAGGGTGTCCAAGCTGATGTTTAATCTTGCTAATCCTGAGCCTCGCATCTTCTGGGCAAACTTGGTGAGTCTGGAGCCGTTGGTGGTCATAGAGAGCTCAGTGAGTCCTGGAAGCTCGCCTAAGAGCTTAACTAACCGATCGCAGTCGGTGCGAACCAGCGGCTCTCCGCCAGTTAAGCGGATCTTTTTAACGCCTAGTTCGGTAAAGGCTTGGCCTACCCAAGCTAGTTCTTCGAGGCTTAATACCTGATCTCGTTCGAGAAAGCAGGGGTCTTCGCTCATGCAGTAAACACAGCGAAAATCGCATCTATCGGTAACAGAGAGACGCAGGTATTCCACCGTACGTCCGAAGGTGTCGACGATTAAACTCATATTAGAACCCTACAGAGTTACCTATAAAAGGTCGGCAAAAGGTTGAATGTAAACGGTATCACCTGGATTCAACTGTTCATCTTGTTCACCGATAACGACGAAACAGTTTCCCTTTACCATTGAGCTCAACATCCCTGAACCTTGTGCACCTGTAGTGGTTACATGTAGCTTGCCATCTGCCGCTAAGTGAAATACACCTCGAGTAAACTCGGTGCGTCCGACACGGCTGCGCATCTTGCAATCGGCAACAGCGGGAACCATGGTCTGGCTCCAGTTTTTCTCGCCCGCAAGCTTTCTTAGGGCGGGTTGGACAAATTGCATAAAGGAGACCATAACGGCAACTGGGTTACCCGGTAAGCCGAAGAAGAGGCTGTCACCTATCTGTCCGAAGGCCAAAGGCCTGCCAGGACGCATATTGATGCGCCAGAAGTTAATCTGTCCCACTTTTTCTAGAGCCAGCTTGATAAAGTCGGCATCGCCAACGGAAACTCCACCTGAGCTGATCACCACATCGGCTTTTACCGCCGCTTGGCTCAGTGCATCTGCTAGTGCCTCTTCTGAGTCATGTATGATGCCTAAATCGATCACCTCACAACCTAGCTTTCTTGCCATCGATTTTATGGTAAAGCGGTTTGAGTCGTAGATGCAGCTTGCTTTGAGTGGTTCACCGGGCTCACACACTTCATCACCAGTTGAGAACACGGCGACTTTAGGGCGTCTAAATACCGGCAGTTTGCCAAAACCTAGTGAGGCGAGCATACCTTGCTCTGGTGCCTGCAGGCGGTTATGAGCCGCTAGCGCTGTTTTGCCTTTAGCGATATCTTCACCTGCCAGTCTGACATGTTGACCTAAGGTGATATCACCTTGAAAGCTCACATTGTTGCCGCTCTCTGTTGCCAACTCTTTCATCTGCACGGTATCAGCACCTGCGGGTACTGGTGCGCCTGTCATGATGCGTACAGCTTCACCAGCTTGCAGGGTGCCAGCATATTGGTGACCCGCCATCACATCGGCGACTAAGGTGTAGCTTTCTAACATGGGCTCAGAGTAGTTAAACGCATAACCGTCCATGGCCGAGTTGGTCTGTTGAGGTACATCTACTGGTGAGATTGCATCTTGGGCGAGTACGCGGCCATTGAGTTCGTCGAGTTCGACAAGCTTGTGCTCAGTTACAGGGGTCACATAGGAGAGTATTTTCTCTATGCCTTGGCAGACTGAAAGTGTTTTGCTGCTATCGAGTTCGCAGCCGCACTCCGGGGTTTGGGGCGTTAAAGGTAGCTTGCTGGTGGGCTGCCAGTTTTGAGCATATTCGATAACGAAGTCGGCTATCTGGCCTACGTCATTGATATCGAGTCGGCGTAGTTCGCTAGGAACTTGTGTGTCGTCACAGCAGGCGATCGCTTGAATATTGCTGTCGTGGGTATGAATAAAGGGTTTTCCGTGGGCGGCACGGTGAAGCTCTATCTTAGGCAGCTCAAGCTTTTTAAATCCCTCGACGAGTACGATATCGACGGCGTCTTG
This window encodes:
- a CDS encoding SEL1-like repeat protein produces the protein MRYEASELELAFVSLNKNERPLWALAAVFISYVCMLFLMFFAEKYVGGTILHFIVQPFVVGFCTRYVGRLYSIKARAPSVILFAFLYICIGVLASLQALYFIALPIPMLIVFFTSRIKLTRVQEFALLEYQTTSLDIDLHPRSRKTLYAFLGVLFITALTVYWWTSNANSCMNALEGSNNSFVVESCSYNQFSSLEEMATIEDELSIDLFGTFSLPSPEALLIKEKAESGDVFYQRFYFVILAIFYQKSVLWEGNFIVERHREEVAYWSAITAADGFTPAMIKILNGLLDLPLVSEEQKLEAMDLAEELVINGSEEAYLLTLVGKLVTIEDVRQLFHQQSNTLDLLTEEQLENLMYAYKQGDYFYNLSDFDPSIEVEEPYTKSIRVPRQKDKVIDVLKVMSKKFNDTDASYQVAQMLLRESSLESIDFFTLAAEQGHAYAATKLGSLYFCSGRKVESLSWLKRAIKLGSKEAVAIQRKIIKGESLSVCQRGDRKL
- the mutM gene encoding bifunctional DNA-formamidopyrimidine glycosylase/DNA-(apurinic or apyrimidinic site) lyase encodes the protein MPELPEVEVTRQGVSPYLIDQEVTGLTVRNASLRWPVPDLAQQIVGQTIRSVHRRAKYLLIDTDAGTTIVHLGMSGSLRVVTELTPVEKHDHIDLSLASGKILRFNDPRRFGAWLWYELPIDAHPLLSKLGPEPLTDAFNPSYLFESLKGKKKAIKLCLMDNHIVVGVGNIYANEALFAAGIHPQMEAGKVDQERLIILVSEVKQILANAIKQGGTTLKDFTNAEGKPGYFAQKLHVYGRGGESCTQCGNLLSEIKLGQRATVFCGLCQTR
- a CDS encoding glycosyltransferase family 2 protein, translated to MKLPISVFIITKNEEKHIEKTLQSVALLDEVILVDSGSTDGTLAIAERYGAKIYSHPWQGYAKQKQYAMSLCSHEWVLNLDGDEAINTSLIEAFKTIMEQDKADSVRFWRNDIFIDKPLSSWSKKPNNHRFYKRSKSFFDDSRLAHESATVDGKEIFINETFDHFGYCSIEAITSKNNSYSGLKADEKFAKGKKFSNLKLITVFPLIFIKEYFIQRKIFSGRRGFILAVMDAYYAFIKEAKLYEHHQLKDNK
- a CDS encoding capsule assembly Wzi family protein, with translation MLKSYSTKLIAVFLFCTSLLSASFAALSAPWVDVSDIYLRADIQALADEGVITVPVNTYPLMWSGIAVDLDKVEPSTLTPALAKAFARVNFYYRNAVGNKGNTRIKAAAATDPARFQHFGSDYREKGELQVSHEYLGERFAYKIAASANYDATDDKEFRLDDSYIAMALGNWMFTAGAIEQWWGPGFDSAMHRSNNARPLPSVMVTRNNAAAFETPWLSWLGPWTLTAGVSRLEEERAIANPLLWNFRSSLRPFRQLEIGFSWATQFCGEGEECSFKSALKSITGQRDCRAENVGEVGCSSYGNQMAGYDVRFSDTWFNVPFGIYYEKTCEDANGSAPWDIVDCGHAAGLDTRFSSDSAQYRLFFEYTDTMVACGADDNVFNCMYEHSEYKSGSRYYGKTYGSTYESDAIVYALGLIGQFENSKGLTSIVRYAQLNKDGSSRNNGWAPQSPKEDLLMLELSYRMPIWQGMMSVGGTVSQSEFEVEDKKTDATLFGTYEYRF
- the coaD gene encoding pantetheine-phosphate adenylyltransferase, which encodes MHKRAIYPGTFDPVTNGHADLIERAAKLFQHVVIGIAANPSKQPRFTLDERVQLLKLVTAHLDNVEVVGFSGLLVDFAKDQQASVLVRGLRAVSDFEYEFQLANMNRRLDPDLESVFLTPSEENSFISSTLVKEVALHGGDVSQFVHPEVSKALLSKG
- a CDS encoding glycosyltransferase family 25 protein — encoded protein: MKFNVMVINLDSSTDRWESMTKQCEPLGITPERVSAVRGSLLSEKEKSDVYQLSANLSKYDKILNDGEIGCYMSHIRCWEQIVEQELDFALVLEDDAILTDNIIKYVEKLAPSSADWDYIKLSHGSKVKSAVDSMDLGDGLTLRKELKLPSTTTGQLISLSGAKKLLAHAYPITRPIDMDIQYWFEKSLRCFVVAPFPILNGDFGSEINKTDDRRFVKKRPIRRVLQKLRYEILLLCSRHKLPDFPKL